DNA from Rubripirellula lacrimiformis:
TCGGCTCGCGATTGGGCCGTGTCGATGCTGACCACCATTTCGCCCTCGATCACCGGGCGGGTGTCCGAGTAACCGAAACTAATCACATCGGTGGCGTAGTGATGGTTCAGGTGTTTGGCGTTGATCTGATGGATCGTCGGGTCATCCGTCACTCGCACGCCCAATTCGCCTTGGCTGTAGCCACGGTGGGCCGCTGCGGCCTGGACCGCTCGCGTGATCGCTGCCACATCGACGTCCGATGTCAGCTGCGAATCGATGGCGACTTCGACTTGGATCGTCGATACATCCGCTGCCGATGGTGGCTGGGATG
Protein-coding regions in this window:
- the ybeY gene encoding rRNA maturation RNase YbeY; amino-acid sequence: MSNTLDNNRPNDRHENDSQRSVDRPSAIDADAEPPSSQPPSAADVSTIQVEVAIDSQLTSDVDVAAITRAVQAAAAHRGYSQGELGVRVTDDPTIHQINAKHLNHHYATDVISFGYSDTRPVIEGEMVVSIDTAQSRADEIGWSAEHELLLYVVHGTLHIAGMDDHDEADRSEMRAAEKIVMTQLGIAEIHRFSVEAQS